The following proteins come from a genomic window of Hydractinia symbiolongicarpus strain clone_291-10 chromosome 2, HSymV2.1, whole genome shotgun sequence:
- the LOC130630264 gene encoding DEP domain-containing protein 1A-like, whose amino-acid sequence MVGTPVKRHSPFRATKLWNQLLKSFKEGMELKRRRWRLKSYEQCFTGAEALDWLHNYLQNSSSFGAHVTREQAFMLLQKFLDNDVFRNAAGKASKKFQDTNCLYRFNEKKENLKEINSKGKENVTPQNSLNHIIKIFGRRHSRPPKIHQQTPFGNIIENSIPSVTKNQDVKKNRSASMNPLGYHLNNKNEIHSRRHSVTLGKRKSTGSENNDSSSPSKLRKTDLGRSLIFRSTNSWYV is encoded by the exons ATGGTTGGCACACCTGTTAAAAGACATTCTCCCTTCAGAGCTACAAAATTG tggaaccagcttttaaaaagttttaaagaaggcATGGAATTAAAACGAAGACGTTGGAGATTAAAAAGTTATGAACAATGTTTTACTGGTGCAGAAGCTCTCGACTGGCTACATAATTACCTTCAAAACAGCTCTTCATTTGGTGCTCATGTAACAAGGGAACAAGCTTTTATGTTACTTCAGAAATTTCTGGATAATGATGTATTTCGAAATGCTGCTGGCAAAGCATCAAAGAAATTTCAAGATACAAACTGCTTATATAGATTtaacgaaaaaaaagaaaacttgaaAGAAATTAACTCGAAGGGGAAAGAAAATGTAACACCTCAAAACTCTTTAAatcatataataaaaatattcggTCGCCGACATTCGCGACCACCTAAAATTCACCAACAAACTCCTTTTGGTAATATTATTGAAAATAGTATTCCATCTGTCACAAAAAATCAAGATGTTAAGAAAAATCGAAGTGCTTCTATGAATCCACTTGGCTATCATTTgaacaacaaaaatgaaattcaTTCACGAAGACATTCAGTAACTCTGGGAAAGCGAAAATCAACAGGCAGTGAAAACAATGACAGCTCATCTCCCTCAAAGTTACGGAAAACAGACTTGGGTCGATCTTTAATCTTTCGAAGTACGAATTCGTGGTACGTGTAA
- the LOC130630265 gene encoding uncharacterized protein LOC130630265: MAYNKTFEFTAAVRGFHYYKTYWKPEENQSLDCFHENNNVFDRFAIKVCEFGNDKPVGHLPKEISRVTKFLLDRGASMKSTLTSVHYRRSPLVQGGLEIPCKITVTLPGTVNNLLVLARYQQLVEALYTEPKEELILGSFLHIAVILDVVVPTEERPKRKKNTAKSQSKETKKQKDIRNFFGNTSAAPAPKRQKVNNKPKKSSPSSSKDLEIINID; the protein is encoded by the coding sequence ATGGCTTACAACAAGACGTTCGAGTTTACAGCTGCTGTCAGAGGATTCCATTATTATAAAACTTATTGGAAACCTGAGGAAAATCAATCACTGGACTGCTTTCATGAGAACAACAATGTTTTCGATAGATTTGCAATCAAAGTTTGTGAATTCGGAAATGACAAACCAGTTGGCCATTTACCCAAAGAAATCTCAAGGGTTACAAAATTTCTTCTGGACAGAGGAGCGTCTATGAAATCCACGTTGACAAGTGTACACTATCGAAGATCACCTCTCGTTCAAGGAGGCTTGGAGATCCCCTGTAAAATAACTGTTACTTTACCAGGGACAGTAAACAATCTTTTGGTTCTTGCAAGATACCAACAACTTGTAGAAGCCTTGTATACAGAGCCGAAAGAGGAATTGATTCTTGGTTCGTTCTTACATATTGCAGTTATTTTAGATGTCGTGGTTCCAACCGAAGAGAGACCAAAgcgtaaaaaaaatacagccaAAAGCCAAAGCAAAGAGACGAAAAAGCAAAAAGATATTCgaaacttttttggaaacacCTCAGCTGCACCAGCCCCAAAAAGGCAAAAAGTTAACAACAAACCTAAAAAGTCGTCACCATCGTCAAGCAAGGACTTAGAAATCAtaaatattgattaa
- the LOC130630261 gene encoding uncharacterized protein LOC130630261 gives MSYIRKLAKLQEKEAQQRAAEKEKTSDETPSNSSREQSPQPTDFQQESSLGSLDYEAVTDATENVKSSGKKSYNRWSEKERFDIGKYVAIHGGAAAITKFQTKDRPLSESTARRFGNLYKKELKDSTREKRSVVTKFVPLKRGRPLFLGSLDEMVQRFLIALRNRGGVVSRTVATAAAKALISRNPQFELGHIKIDNSWAKSLFKRMGFKKRMKTTSKVEITEGAKKECELLFLHDIVSTIEQHSIPHQLVMNLDQTPLKFVPRMNHTMAKKGSSSVPIVGSSDKRCLTGTFIITLDGSFLPMQLIYGGKTNQSLPKFEFPESFSLSVNPKHYSNTQESIKVIKEIVLKHVEDQRKKLNNPKQAALLIFDVFRGQITEEVTELLKKNNIFLVLVPSNMTHIFQPLDLTVNNHCKQFMRNLFTEWYSKQIEKELSLNKKIEDINIQLKLTTIKPLHASWLLQFYNHITSADGREVVLNGWKASGIYDAVRMGSTSLESLDPFQDLSPLPESNSVITQPITDIINAPDLLKDSFINVRVENDDDKEEEYTRDEDDIDFSRNAFDIIIDDEEE, from the exons ATGTCTTACATCAGGAAGTTAGCTAAATTACAAGAGAAAGAAGCTCAACAAAGGGCCGCTGAAAAGGAAAAAACTTCAGACGAAACACCTTCAAACAGTTCTAGGGAACAAA GCCCACAACCAACTGACTTCCAGCAAGAATCATCCCTTGGTTCGTTAGACTACGAAGCTGTTACAGACGCGACTGAAAATGTTAAATCCAGTGGCAAAAAATCATACAACCGTTGgtcagaaaaagaaagatttgatATCGGAAAATATGTTGCGATTCATGGTGGTGCGGCTGCAATCACAAAGTTTCAAACCAAAGACAGGCCGTTAAGTGAGAGTACAGCTCGAAGATTTGGCAATCTTTACAAAAAAGAGCTGAAAGATTCAACCCGAGAAAAACGTAGCGTGGTAACCAAATTTGTTCCTTTGAAACGCGGTAGACCTCTGTTCCTTGGCAGTCTAGATGAGATGGTACAAAGATTTTTAATTGCACTGAGAAATCGAGGAGGTGTTGTTTCAAGAACAGTTGCAACCGCTGCAGCGAAAGCTCTAATATCACGAAACCCTCAATTTGAGTTGGGGCATATTAAAATTGATAACAGTTGGGCAAAAAGCCTCTTCAAGAGAATGGGTTTCAAGAAAAGAATGAAAACGACCTCCAAAGTTGAAATCACTGAAGGAGCCAAAAAGGAGTGCGAATTACTATTTCTTCACGATATTGTTTCGACCATCGAACAACACAGCATCCCTCACCAACTTGTTATGAATCTGGACCAGACACCTCTTAAGTTTGTTCCAAGAATGAATCACACCATGGCGAAAAAGGGTTCATCGTCCGTCCCTATCGTTGGATCTTCCGACAAAAGATGCCTTACTGGTACCTTTATTATTACGCTTGATGGTTCTTTTCTGCCAATGCAACTGATATATGGGGGGAAAACAAATCAAAGCCTCCCAAAGTTTGAATTCCCCGAATCGTTCTCACTAAGCGTTAATCCCAAACACTACAGCAATACACAAGAATccatcaaagtcatcaaagagATCGTTCTAAAGCACGTTGAAGACCAGAGGAAGAAGTTAAATAACCCAAAGCAAGCTGCTCTTCTAATATTCGATGTCTTTCGAGGACAAATTACTGAGGAAGTTACCGAATTGCTGAAGAAGAACAACATCTTCCTGGTTTTGGTTCCAAGTAACATGACACATATATTCCAGCCCTTGGATCTTACTGTGAATAATCATTGCAAGCAATTCATGAGAAATTTGTTCACTGAATGGTATTCAAAACAGATCGAGAAAGAGCTATCCCTTAACAAAAAGATCGAAGATATAAATATTCAATTAAAGCTGACCACCATCAAGCCTCTTCATGCAAGTTGGCTCCTCCAGTTTTATAACCATATCACTTCGGCAGATGGCCGTGAAGTCGTTTTGAATGGGTGGAAAGCATCTGGAATTTACGACGCAGTTCGCATGGGATCCACTTCACTTGAATCCCTTGACCCTTTTCAAGATCTATCACCGCTGCCAGAAAGCAATAGTGTAATTACTCAGCCCATAACCGACATAATCAATGCGCCAGATTTATTAAAGGATAGCTTCATCAACGTGCGAGTCGAAAATGACGATGACAAAGAAGAGGAGTACACGCGTGACGAGGATGACATAGACTTTAGTCGGAATGCATTTGACATTATCATAGACGATGAAGAAGAGTAG